The sequence CGTTGACCTTCTGGATGGCCTTGGCTTGGCCCTGGGCTTCCAGGTACTTCGCGGCGCGCTGGCCCTCGGCCCGCAGGATCGTGGCCTGTCGCTCGGCCTCGGCGGCGAGGATCTGGGCGTGCTTCTCGCCTTCAGCGCCGAGGATGCGGGCCTGCTTCTCACCTTCGGCGGTCTTGATATCGGCCTCCCGCTGACCCTCGGCGGTAAGGATCATGGCCCGCTTCTCGCGGTCCGCCTTCATCTGCTTTTCCATGGACTGCTGGATGGACGGCGGCGGGTCGATGGCCTTGAGCTCAACGCGGCTGATCCGCAGGCCCCACTTGTTCGTCGCCGCGTCCAGTTCCCCGCGCAGCCGACGGTTGATCACTTCCCGGGAGGTCAGGGTTTCCTCCAGGGTCATGCCACCCACGACGTCACGCAGGGTGGCCACGGAGATCTGCTCCACGCCGACGATGTAGTTGTTCACCCCGTAGATCGCGCGGGAGGCATCGTTGATCTGGAAGGTCACCACGGTATCGATGGCCACGGTCAGGTTGTCCTGGGTGATGACCGCCTGCGGGGGGAAGCTAACCACCTGTTCGCGGGTATCCACCTTCTGGCGAACCCGGTCGATGAATGGGACCAGCAGGGTAATTCCACCGCTGACGGTCCGGGTGTATCGGCCCAGCCGCTCAATCACCGCCGCCTCCCCCTGGGGGATCAGGGCAATGGACTTCATCACGATGACAATGAGCAATAGGACCAGGATGACTATGGCTATGAGCCCTGTCATGCGCCTACTTCTCCTTCCACACCACTGCGGTGGTGCCGTCGATTTCCAAGACCTGGACTGAATCCCCTTCGGCGAAGTGGTCCCCCGGGTGGGCAGCGCGAGCGCTCCACAGTTCCCCGGCAACCCGTACCTGGCCCAAGTTCGCGTCTGAGCTGTCCACTGGTGACACCACGACGGCCGGGCGCCCTTCCAATTCCCGGGCCGTGAACTGGTTATCCAGTGTGGCGGTGAGCAGCCGCCGCCGCAGCACCGGTCGCACCAGCAGCACGGAGATCGCCGAGGATACGGCGAACACCAGTACTTCCGCCCACAGGGGGATTCCAGCGACAGCCACACCAGCCGTGACTAGCGCGGCGGCGGCCAGCATCAGCAAGGAGAAATCCATGACGGCGAATTCGGCGAGCGCCAGAACAGCAGCGGCGATTAGCCAGACGACGGGACCCATGGGCCCCACAATAGGCCAAGGGCGGCGACCTAGGGGCCCTCTCCCACGGTGACGAAGTCGATCAGGCGCTCGACCGCCCCCAGGAGGGTGGAATCGACGTCCCGGTAGGTGCGCACCCCCGCGTATACCCGCCGCCACCCATCCTGGGGGCTGCCCCACCCGAGGCGTCGGCATACCCCGGTCTTCCAGTCCTCGCCGCGGGGCACCTTCGGCCAGGCGCGGATCCCGACGCTCGCGGGTTTCACAGCCTCCCAGATGTCCACGTAGGGGTGGCCGGTGACCATGACGTGGGGGCCAACCGAGCGGGTCAGTTGCGTCTCCTTGGACCCGGTGACGAGGTGGTCGGCCAGCACACCCACGCGTCGTTGGGCGGTCGGGCCGAACTCCGCCAGCCGCTCGGGGAGGTTGTCCAGGCCCTCCAGGTACTCCACGACAACGCCCTCCACCCGAAGGTCGTGGCCCCAGACGCGTTCCACGATTGCGGCGTCGTGGATCCCCTCCACCCAGATGCGGGAGGGGGCAGCCACCTTCGCCCGAAGCCCCTCTACCCGGCGGGATCCGGAGTTGGATCGTTGCGCGCCGCGGCCGGTCGGGGTGCTTCGCGGATCTACGTAGCGGGTGAGGGTGACCCGTCGGCCCTCCAGCAGAAAGGCCCCGGGCCGTAGGGGGAACAGCCGAGAGCGACCGTGGCGGTCCTCCAGCCGCACGAAATCCCCGTCGATGGTGCGTTCGCAGGCCAGGATCTCGCCGACGAAATCATCGCTGATCACTTCCACTACGAGCCCCGGTTGTGCCGGGTGGCTGGGGTAGTTCTGTGGCCGGTTGCGGTGATGTCCAGAGAGGATATCCCCCGCGTAGGGATCACGATCGTTGAAGCTCATGGGCCTAGAGCTTAGGCTAGGGCGAATGTCTCATCCTCAGCCCGCCCTCCTGGCCGAGCAGTTGTGGAGCCCCGTGCAGAACTCGGCGCTGTGGCTGGCGTGGTGGCTGCACGGGTTAGTGGCCACCGATGCGGTCATCGATGCCGTCAATGCCACGCAGTCTTCCGGAGCTGAGCACCAGATTGTTTTTCCGGACGCCAGGGAGGACCTAGCGCGCGCCCGTAGCCTCCACACCGGCGTGACGGAGGTGCTGCGTGCGGCTCGGGCCGCAACGGCGCAGGCCCCTACCGGTGTGGCCGAGCAGCCGTTGGTGTCCCTGGTCCTGGCCGGGCCGGGTCAGGTGCCTCCCCTGCCGGCAAACACCCCCGCCAGCCGCGCCGTCAGCCGCCGGGGGGCGGGTCTGCTGTTGGCGGGCGGGGATTCGCAACGCCATCACGTGGTCGTGCCCTCCGCGTCGGAAGGGCTGGTGACGTGGGAGTGGTTCCAGGTGGAGGGGCCGCTTCCGGCGGTCGTGGCGCATTCCCCGGGAGAGGCCGAGGAGTTGCTGCGCCAGGCTGTGGAGCAGGCAGCCAGCCAGGTGTCGGCGGCTGGGGTGGGCCGCGTGGGCGGCATGGGCGGCGGGGGCGATACCAGGCTGGCCGTGGGGACCCTCGCCGACGCCTTTGGGCTGCCCGGTTTGCCGCCGGGGGTGCCCCCTCGAGCGGAGCGACTAATGGCTCGGGCGGACATGGTCGCGGCGATCGTTGCAGTCGCGCGCCGCAGTGAGGTGGGGGCCGGCGCGGACCCCTATGTGCTTCCGCTGCTGCGGGCTGTGCGCACCGCCCGGATGGTAGCGGTGGACTACGCCCAGCGGGAGATCGTGCGTTAGAGCGCTACTCGATCATCCGCACCGCGTAGGGGGCCATGCCGCCGTAGCGCACCGGGGAGATGCTCACGACACTGCCGGACTGCGGGGCCTCCAGCATTTGCCCGTCGCCCAGGTAGAGGGCCACGTGCTCTTCGCCACTGGCGCCCCAGAAAAGCATGTCCCCTCGCTTGGCCTCGGAGGCGGGGACCTGGCGCCCGGCGGTGTACTGGTAACCGGAGTAGTGGTCGAGGTAGATTCCGGCGGCCGCGAAGGCGTACACCATGAGACCGGAGCAGTCGAAGCCGACCTTCTCATAGTCCCCGAAACTGTCGGCCACGCCGCCGTCCCGGATGCCGAGGGTGGGGCCCACGGCGTTGCCGCCGCCCCAGGCGTACGGCATCCCAAGCTGGGAGGAGCCGCGGTTGATGACCCGCTCGATCTTCTCGGCGGCGGTGCCGGAGGTGTCCTCGGAAGGGGTCTGCGTCCCCGGGTTGGTCACGCCCGGCAGCGTGGGGGCCACGGTGCCCTCACCCGCGTTGGGGTCCACACCGTCCGGGGCCCCCGGGGTGTTCTGGCTGACGCCCATCGCCGCGTCGTACTCGCGGCCGGCCGTGTCTCGGCCGGCCTGGGCTGCGGCGTTGAGCGCATCCTGTGGGGAACCGCCGTTGGCAGCGGCGGCAAATCCGGCCATAGCGGCGGACTGTCCCGCCGCCAGCAGACCGTTGATGGCGCGCTGGCGC comes from Corynebacterium heidelbergense and encodes:
- a CDS encoding SPFH domain-containing protein, giving the protein MTGLIAIVILVLLLIVIVMKSIALIPQGEAAVIERLGRYTRTVSGGITLLVPFIDRVRQKVDTREQVVSFPPQAVITQDNLTVAIDTVVTFQINDASRAIYGVNNYIVGVEQISVATLRDVVGGMTLEETLTSREVINRRLRGELDAATNKWGLRISRVELKAIDPPPSIQQSMEKQMKADREKRAMILTAEGQREADIKTAEGEKQARILGAEGEKHAQILAAEAERQATILRAEGQRAAKYLEAQGQAKAIQKVNAAIKAAQVTPEVLAYQYLEKLPEMAQGSANKTWMIPMQFGDSLEQFAKALARKDDEGVFRYEPAPVDEDVREIANETSSDDWFSTASAPEIAEAVAAANAVANRPVDEDPVPERPGPAASGSTPPTGAPEQPLPPQNFTAPHPPEQAYGWPGTTPPARHANPPQPGADS
- a CDS encoding DUF3097 domain-containing protein; the protein is MSFNDRDPYAGDILSGHHRNRPQNYPSHPAQPGLVVEVISDDFVGEILACERTIDGDFVRLEDRHGRSRLFPLRPGAFLLEGRRVTLTRYVDPRSTPTGRGAQRSNSGSRRVEGLRAKVAAPSRIWVEGIHDAAIVERVWGHDLRVEGVVVEYLEGLDNLPERLAEFGPTAQRRVGVLADHLVTGSKETQLTRSVGPHVMVTGHPYVDIWEAVKPASVGIRAWPKVPRGEDWKTGVCRRLGWGSPQDGWRRVYAGVRTYRDVDSTLLGAVERLIDFVTVGEGP
- a CDS encoding NfeD family protein — encoded protein: MGPVVWLIAAAVLALAEFAVMDFSLLMLAAAALVTAGVAVAGIPLWAEVLVFAVSSAISVLLVRPVLRRRLLTATLDNQFTARELEGRPAVVVSPVDSSDANLGQVRVAGELWSARAAHPGDHFAEGDSVQVLEIDGTTAVVWKEK